One genomic region from Pseudoduganella dura encodes:
- a CDS encoding arabinan endo-1,5-alpha-L-arabinosidase: MRFQTRFQHVALAAALLAGAAGAQAGQVGVHDPVMAKDGNTYYVFSTGPGITFYSSKDMKTWRPEGRVFAGDPAWAKKAAPSFDGHIWAPDIVQRNGKFYLYYSVSGFGKNTSGMGVTINKTLDPRSPDYKWVDQGMVIQSVPGRDLWNAIDPAVIADEQGNGWMSFGSFWTGLKLFKLNADWTRPAEPQEWHTIARRERPAFEPDESAAPAEIEAPFLFRKNGYYYLFASWGLCCKKEGSTYHVVVGRSKTVTGPYLDKDGKDMAKGGGSLVIKGNRDWVGLGHNSAYTFDGRDVLVLHAYETADDYRQKLKVLDIKWDGGWPVVDPAQLNSYQSVLLPAGAK; encoded by the coding sequence ATGAGGTTCCAAACGAGGTTTCAACATGTTGCACTGGCGGCGGCGCTGCTCGCCGGCGCGGCCGGCGCCCAGGCGGGCCAGGTCGGCGTGCACGACCCGGTGATGGCGAAGGACGGCAACACGTACTACGTGTTTTCGACCGGTCCTGGCATCACGTTCTACAGCTCGAAAGACATGAAAACCTGGCGTCCGGAAGGCCGGGTGTTCGCCGGCGATCCGGCGTGGGCGAAAAAGGCGGCGCCGTCGTTCGACGGCCACATTTGGGCGCCGGACATCGTCCAGCGCAACGGCAAGTTCTATCTGTACTATTCCGTGTCCGGCTTCGGCAAGAACACGTCGGGCATGGGGGTCACCATCAACAAGACGCTGGACCCGCGCTCGCCAGACTACAAGTGGGTCGACCAGGGCATGGTGATCCAGTCCGTGCCGGGGCGCGACCTGTGGAACGCGATCGATCCGGCCGTCATCGCCGACGAGCAGGGCAACGGCTGGATGTCGTTCGGTTCGTTCTGGACGGGCCTGAAGCTGTTCAAGCTGAACGCCGACTGGACCAGACCGGCCGAGCCGCAGGAATGGCACACCATCGCGCGCCGCGAGCGGCCCGCGTTCGAGCCCGACGAATCGGCCGCGCCGGCGGAAATCGAGGCGCCGTTCCTCTTCCGGAAGAACGGCTACTATTATCTGTTCGCTTCCTGGGGCCTGTGCTGCAAGAAGGAGGGGAGCACGTACCACGTCGTCGTCGGCCGCTCGAAGACGGTCACCGGCCCCTACCTGGACAAGGACGGCAAGGACATGGCGAAGGGCGGCGGCTCGCTCGTCATCAAGGGCAACCGCGACTGGGTCGGCCTGGGCCACAACAGCGCCTACACCTTCGACGGCCGCGACGTGCTCGTGCTGCACGCGTATGAAACCGCCGACGACTACCGGCAGAAGCTGAAGGTACTGGACATCAAGTGGGACGGCGGCTGGCCCGTCGTCGATCCCGCGCAGCTGAACAGCTACCAGAGCGTGCTGCTGCCGGCTGGCGCAAAGTAA